The Gemella massiliensis DNA segment TTTTTTACCCTCTTTTATTAATTTAGCTGCTTTTATTGCGTAATACCCTTCCGGTAAACATGATATCTCTGAATCGAATGGATAAACGTTAATGCCATCAACCATTAATCCTGCCACTGAATAAGAAGAAAATGTTCCACTAATACCGCTTGACAAGGCTATCGAAATGACATCTGTATATCCCTCTTTTTTTAATTTCTCCAAACAGGCTACCACTTCTCCTATCGCAGGTTGTGAGGTAGTAGGAAATGTGTTATTAGGATTTTTCAAATACTCATTATATTTTTCCACAGGCATATCCACAATTTCTTTATAAGGAGTTCCATCTATAATTATATTAAGAAAAATTGTACGGATATCCAATTCTTTTTTTATTTCTTCCGGAAGATATGCCGTAGAGTCCATCATAATTGCTATTTTTTTCACTCTATTAGCGACTATCAAAAGATAGCTTTTCCTTTCCTAGAATTTTTCCACATTATAAAGTTCTAATTCAACTTTAGTTTCTCTTCCCATAAGTTCAATCATAACATCAACCTTGTAGTTAGATAAATCCAAATGAACTACTTTTCCTTCCATATCTACAAATGGTCCGGAAATAACACGAACGTGATCTCCAATTTCTATATCTACATCTACTACACTAGATAATCCCATTTGTTGTAAAATAAAGTTAATTTCTTCCGGCAATAACGGGCTTGGTTTAGTTCCCCCACCATGTGAGCCGACAAAACCTGTTACCCCCGGAGTATTTCTTACAACAAACCAAGAATCATCTGTCATTACAAGTTCTACAAGGACATATCCCGGAAAAGTTTTTCTATTAACTTCTTTTCTCTTCCCAGTCGGTGTAACAATAATTTCTTTTTCTTCCGGAACAACTATTCTAAAAATTTTGTCTTCCATATTTAAAGATTCTACACGTTTTTCTATATTGTCTTTTACTTTATTTTCATATCCTGAATACGTATGAATAACATACCATTCTTTTGTTACTGTATCGCTCATAACAACCTCTCTTATCTGCTAAAATGTCTAATTCCAGCCGTTATCCCTAAATCAACTATGTAGCTGAACATCATCAATATCCCAACTACAACTATAACTATCAATGTTTTTCTAACAAGTTCATTTAACGTCGGCCAACTAACTTTTTTCATTTCAGAAACTACATTTTTTAGAAATCTTACCATTAATTGCACTCCTCCTTTTAGAAATTTTCCATATCTAATAAATTATAACATAGTATAATCTATAAGTCCATATATTCCAATCATATTAAATCATCTACGCTGTGTAACATTATATCAAATTTTATAACTATTATCAACACGTTACTATAATAGTAAGTATAAAAATTTATTTACTAAATAATAATATTTCTTTTAAACACCATATTTCATCTATAATTATAAACTTTCTTTTTATTTCATCATACCCGCTTGCAGTTGATACATTTTATAATATATTCCTTGTTTTTCCAACAGTTGCTTATGAGTACCGGATTCAATAATTATACCTTTATCAAGTACATAGATACAATTTGCATCTTGAATAGTTGATAATCTATGTGCTATTGCTATAGTAGTACGACCTTTTCTCATTTTTGCAAGTGATTGTTGAATTGTTTCTTCTGTTTCCGAATCAATATTAGCTGTTGCTTCATCTAATATTAAAATTTTAGGTTTAAGAGCAACTGTTCTTGCAAAAGCAAGTAATTGACGTTCCCCGCTGGAAAAAGTTGAGCCACGTTCCGCTACTTTATTTTGATACTTGTCAGGAAGTTTTTCTATAAATTCGTCGGCATCTACAAATTTAGCCGCTTCTTTCACATCAGTAATTGTTAAATTATCTTGATACATCTTTATATTACTCTCTATTGTTCCGTGATATAAAAAAGGTTCTTGCAACACTAAACCAATGTTTTTTCGCAATTCACTCATTGAATATTCTTTTATATTTTGTCCATCAATGAGTATTTCTCCACGATTAAATTCATAAAAACGTAAAAATAAATTTATTATCGATGACTTTCCTGAACCTGTTGAACCTACAAAAGCAATTGTTTCCCCTTTATTAACTTTAAATGAAATATTTTTAAGAACATCTTTCTTACCATCATAAGAAAAACTTACGTTTTTAAATTCGATGTTTCCGTATTTTATTTTATAATCTTTATCTTGTTGTTTGGGTTCAAAATCTTTATTGTCAATTAATTCAAATACACGTTTAGCTGAAATAATTGACGCTTGAAGAATAGAAAAATTTTGCATAAGTTCTATTAAAGGATTAAACAACTGATTAGTATATTGTATAAAAGCATAAATCAACCCTGCGCTAAAAATTGAATTTTGCCATGTGAAACCGAAATAAGATAAAATTACCGCATAAGCCAACACTTTAAAAAGTGCCATTGCCGGGCGCAGAAACAAAGTATCCACCACTAACCATTTGTCTGTATAATATAAATGTTCTCTATTAATTTCTTCAAATTCGGATAGTAATCTTTTTTCCTGATTAAAAACCTGAACTATTCTCATTCCTTCTATGCTTTCAGACAATCTGCTATTTAAAGAACTTAACTTTTCCCTTGTAATTGCTACTAATCTACCGGATATTCTTTGATAAAAATATATTGACCCTAACATTATCGGAATAAATATAATCATTAAAAGAGTAAGTCGAACACTTAATGCCAACATAGTGGTAATTGTCACAGTAAACATTAATATTGAATTTAAAAAATTAGAAAAAATGGTCCCGAACATATCAGCTACAGCTTGAGTATCATTCGTTACTCTTGATACTACAGCCCCAACTGGTGTTTTATCAAAATAAGCCATTCCAAGTTTTTGAAGATGTTCAAAACTTTCATTTCTTAAGTCTCTTACAACACTTTGAGCCACCTTTGCAAAGAAATATTCACCAGTAAAAGAAGCGATAACACGAAGTAAAAATAATCCATAGTAAACTATTAGAAGATAAATCCCTGCTCCGGCTAAAGTTTTTGTTATGTAATTGTCTATGTAATATCTAGCAATCAGCGGAATTGCCGTTGTTATCAATGTTGTAGATAATATAAAAAATAATGCTATTAATGTTAAAACTTTATATCTTAGCATATAACCAAGCAATCTGAAAAATACTGATTTTGTTTTCATTATAGGTACTCTCCTTTCAGCTTTTCCTCTAGTTGCTGGTTATTGTACGTTTCTTTATACCAACCGTCTTTACTTAATAGTTCTTCATGTGTACCACGCTCAATAATTTCACCTTCATTCATAACCAGTATTAAATCAGCATGAACCACCGCTGATAAACGATGAGCTGTAATTATCGTCGTCTTTCCTTTTCGTTCTTCTTTCAAATTATTTAAAATTATATTTTCTGTTTTAGCATCAACCGCTGATAATGAATCATCTAATATCAAAATCTCAGGATTCATTATTAAAGCCCTGCTCATTGCTAAACGTTGCTTTTGTCCACCGGAAAGTGAAATCCCTTTTTCTCCAATAATTGTATCAAAACCGTCAGTCATATTTACTATATCTTCATATACCCCACATAACTTTGCGACATTTTCTACTTGTTTATCCGTAAAATTATTATCCGCAAAACGAATATTTTCTTTAATACTCATGGCAAAAAGCATCTGTTCTTGAGGAACATAACCCATTAGGCTTCGTAAAACACTCAGTTTATACTTTTTTATATTGATACCATCTATCTTAATCTCACCCTTTTTTATATCATGCTCCCTTAGCAGTAATTTTAGTAAAGTCGTCTTCCCTGAACCCGTTACACCGACAATACCAAGTGTTTGTCCTTTATTTAAAGTAAATTTAATATTAGATAACACCTGTTTATCTGAATAAGAAAAACTTTCTATATTATATTCTAATCTTATACCCTGCGGTTTATAACATACATCCTCTGTTTCTACGACATCACTTTGCTCAGCAAGTAAATTTTCTATACGTGAATAAGAAACTTCTCCTCGTTCCGCTATATAAAATAAATAACCGATTGCTTGAAGCGGCCAAATAAGCATATCTAAATATGTTATAAATGTTATCAATTCTCCAACGGTTAAATTACCACGATGAATAAAAATTCCACCAAATACTAAAGTTAGCATATAAGAAAAACCAATAAATATCAAAACCATTGGACTGAACAAAGCACTATATCTGGCTGCTGTAACATTTTTATTAAATACCATATCATTTATTTCATTAAAAGATGCACTCTCACTTTTTTGATAACCGAAAGATTTTGTTACCCTAACACCGGATACACTCTCTTGCACTTTATTATTTAAGTCTGAAAATGCTTCCTGTGAATCCTTAAAACTTCTATGACTTTTTGTTGCCAGTTTTCCTGTGAAATACGCTAAAAACGGGAGTGGAATAATCGCTATTAGTGTTAATTTAGCATTTAACATAAAAAACATTGAAAACAATGTAACAAGTGCTGTTATGCTTGCATCAACGGCAGACATAACACCCACACCACTCGCCATAGATACAGCATTTACATCGTTTGTTGCATGAGCCATTAAATCCCCCGTACGATATTTTTGATAAAATGATGGTGACATTTTTGTAAAATGCTGAAATAATCTAAAGCGTAAAATTCTCGCAAGATTATTAGCAGCACCAAAAATACATATTCTCCATACATATCTTAATCCATACATAATAAAGGCGGAAGCGATTAAATAAATTAAATTTACAATTAATTTATTAGACGTTAACGTTTTTTCTCCTATTGAATCTACTACATTTCCAATTACTTTAGGAGGAATTAAATTAAAAATACTGACAAATCCCAGAGATAATATTCCGATTATATATCTTTTCTTTTCTAATTTAAAAAACCAACTCAAACGTTTTGCAAAATTCATATAATTCCTTTCAATAATGATACTTTAATCATTTCTTTAATATTTTAGTTATGAAAAAGATCATTTTAAACTAAGTTATTTGAAAATTGAACTTTCTAATCATGACTTATAGAATATTTAATATTTTCCAAATAACGTAATTTTTAATAATAATGTATCCATAATTATAGCACATATTTATTTTGGTTTCATTAGTCTTTTTTAAAAAAAATTTACAATAGAAAACAAATAATTAATTCAGAAATTTATTATTAACTTTATATACTCTACACATAATTAATAAAAATATTCATTATTCTATAATTTTTAATGTTTGTACCAAAAATACTTTATCTCCTTATAATATTATCACAAATTTTTTCTTTATTAAATGCTATATATTTTTTATTGTAAGATTTTTAGTATCATATTATAATTATAAGTAATAATTATTGGAGGTAAACTATAATGAAATTATACTTGGCAGGTGCATTATTCAATGAGGCGGAAGTCGCTCAACGTCTTAAAGAAGGGCGTTTACTAAAAGAACATTTTAAAAATAAACTAACAATTTATAACCCTATTGAACAACCCTTTAACGAAAATAAACAATCGTTACCAACGCCACAAGATATTTTTACAGGAGATACTATAGCAGTAAAAGAATGTGATATTTTTCTTGCCGACGTTACAAATGAGGATAGTGGTGTAATGGTTGAACTCGGTTTAGCAATCGCCTTAGAGAAAAAAATTATCGCAATCAATTCTGATATAAGACTAAAATCTTCAAATAAATATAATATCCCCAGCTACGCTATGAATCACTACGTTCTCGGCGGTATATTAAAACATGGTAAATTAGTATATAATTTCCAAGAAGCAATAGAGGAATTAGATAACTTATTTTGCTTAAAAGCATAAAACTAATAAATTTAATCTGGAAGTTAAAAATTTTAATAGAATTTGTTAAACGCAGCAGTTCATTGATTTGGGAGTTTACTTTAGTGAATTTTTCCCAAATCTAATAAACTGTGCGAAGTAATTCTTAAAAATTGATTTCTAATAAAATTATAATTTTTTAATTACTAGCTATTTACATATAATCTAACGCTGAATTATCTATTGTTATTGTTATTTTTTGTGTAGCATAACTTTCTTCAAAATAATTATTAATATACTTCAAAAGTGGATAAAGTTTTTTATAATCAACTTCTTGAAATCTAATAGCTATATTAAATTTATACTCGTTATTTATTTTATAAAATATACTTTTATTTGGTCCAAGAATATTTTTATCACCGTATTTTTCTTTTAAAAAATTATAAATTGATTTTGCAACAAAACTCACCTTTTCTTCAGCATATCCTTTTATGGTAATAAACGAAATATTACAAAACGGTGGATAATTTATTAATTTTCTCCTTTTTAATTCGTAATTATAAAAATCTTTATAATTATGTCTTATGGCAAAGTCAATAATACTACTAGAAACATTAGTCTGAAAGATTACTTCTCCCGCTTTTTCACTTCTCCCCGCTCTTCCTGCCGTTTGCACAAGAAGTTGGAATAGTTTTTCATTTGCTTTAAAACTGGGAATAGCGATAAGAGAATCTATTGATAAAACTCCTACTAAGGTTATATTTGGAAAATCCAATCCTTTTGAAATCATTTGTGTACCTAAAAGTATGTCCGATTTATACTCTCTAAAATCCGTAAGGAGTTTTTCGTAAGCACCTTTTTTTCCTGTAGTATCTGAATCCATTCTTGTAATTCTAACATCTTTTATATTTTCTCTTAAATATTCCTCAACACGTTGAATACCATAATTCCCGGATACAAGTTCTGGATTGTCGCAACATTTTTTTATATTTGCTATTTTTTTATGAAAACCGCAAAAATGACATCTCAATGAATTATCATGCTTGTGATAGTTTAAACTTATATCACAATTTTCACAAGTGTACATATGACCGCAAGAAAAACAACGAATATAGTTTGTATATCCACGCTTATTCATAAGAAGTAAAATTTGTTCATTCTTTGAAATTTTTTCTTTTATTTTGTTCAATAGTTTTTTAGAAATTACCTCTTCTTTATCATGAACATGAAGCACTTCTACTTTAGGCAATACATTATTAAACCTTTGTGTTAATGTTAATAAATTGTTAGGGTTGTTTTTTTCAAAACGATAATATAGATCAATAGATGGTGTAGCACTGGCATACACTACACTACACTTATTATAAATCGCACGTTTCTTTGCAATATCCTTTGCTTCATAACGTGGATTGTCTGACTGTTTATAACTATTCTCATGTTCCTCATCAATAATGATAAGCCCTAATTTTTCAAACGGTGCAAAAATCGCTGAACGGGTTCCAAGACAAATTTTCACCTTACCTTCTTTAATTTTCTTCCATTCCAAAAATTTTTCTCGTGCCGTCAGTCTTGAGTGAATTACCACAACATTATTTCCGAAAATCTTTTTAAATTTTTTCTCAATTTGTGGAGTTAAAATAATCTCAGGAACAAGAATTATAGCCTCCCTTCCAAGCTTTAAAACTTCCTCAACCAATTTCAAATAAATTTCTGTTTTTCCTGAACCGGTGATACCGTGAAGTAAGTATTCATTAAATTTATTTTTATCTAAATTACACTTAATTTTATTAAAAATTTCTTTTTGATAGATACTTAATTTATTTGAATTTATATAGTTGTCATCCATTTTTTCTTCTTTTTCAATTTCAACTATCTTTATAATATTATTATCTAAAAGCTTCTTAACTACTGAAACTCCGATATCCAAGATTTCCTTTACTTTATTTTTTTTAATCCTTTTATTTTGTTTTAAGTATGCCACTAAAATTTTCTGCTTTTGAGTGAGCTTCTTACCATGATAATCTGCTAACTCCAAAAATAATTCAACTTCTTTATTATTATTTTCTTTTATTTTACTAATTAATTTTATAGCTTTTACCGATAATAAATATCCTATCTCCTGCTTGGAAAATAATTTTTCAAATTTTTTCTTTTCTATTAAATTATCTTTAAAATGTTTTCCATAATCTATTAAAAGAGTTTTATTAGCATCTAACAACTCATAATATTCTATGTATTTATTTTTTAAAATAGTTGGCACTATAGTTTCAATAACTTGTATTCTGGTACAAAAAAGTTCATTAGCCATCACCTTTGAAAGAAGCAACATTTCTTTAGTTAAAATAGGAAAATTATCTTTCAAACGTTTTATATATTTAAACTCTGAAATTTCCCCATTGTAGCGTTCAAAAATATTTATGACATATCCTTGAACTATTCTCGTACCAAAAGGAACTTCTACTCTGTAGCCTATAATGTCTTCTCCACGTAATTCTTCCGGAATTAAATAATAAAAGGTTCTATCTACATTATAAGCATTGACATCTACTATTACTTCTGCAAACATATGTGCCTCCTTTCTGATTATTAAACACCGAGCAAAAAATAAATTACCCGGTGTTTTAATTTACTACTCAAGTATATTAACAAGTTCTTGTGCTATATTTTCTTTTGAAGTCGTATTTATTTTTTTTATATTTTCAAATTTATCAATTATATATACTTCATTATTATCTGAAGCAAATCCTATACCTTCTTTTGAAATATCATTAGCAACAATATAGTCAAGATGTTTTTTTATTATTTTTTCTTTAGCATACTCCAATATATTATTAGTTTCGGCAGCAAAACCGACAACAATTTGTTTATCTTTTTTATTTTCTCCAACATATCTTAATATATCTTCCGTTCTTTTAAACTCTATAGTTAAATTTTCGTTTTGTTTTTTTACTTTTTTATCATAAGTTACCACAGGTGTATAATCAGATACTGCTGCTGCTTTTATAACTATATCATATTCTAAAAAGTTATTTTTGACGGCTTCAAACATATCATGAGTATTAACTATTTTTATTATTTTTATATTTTTATTTATGGGGACATAATTCACACCGGTAATTAGTAAAACCTCTGCACCGTGCTTAGCAAACGCTTCTGCAATAGCTATACCCATTTTACCGCTTGAAGGATTGGTAATACAACGAAACGGATCAATAAACTCTTTGGTCGGTCCGGCAGTCACCAAAACCTTTTTATTTATTTTTTTCTCTTCTGAAAAAACACATTGGACTATTTTCTGGATATTAGGAAACTTTCCACGACCGACATCTCCACACGCAAGAAGTCCTAAATCAGGTTCAATAAAGTTAAAACCAAGACTACTTAATTTTTTTATGTTTTCCTGAATAATAAGATTTGTATACATATTTGTATTCATCGCAGGTGCAATATATACCTTGTTCAAATCTTTTACCGCAAGAATTAAAGAAGTCGCCAAATCGTCTGCAATGCCATTAGCTATTTTAGAAATAATATTTGCCGTGGCAGGAGCAATAATAATTTTATCAGCCCATTTTCCTAAATCTATATGTTGAATTTCTTTCTCATTAACTTCGTCAAAAGTATCATCATAAACTCTATTTTTTGTCAAAGTTTGAAAAGGTAATTCCGTAACAAATTTCTTAGCATTATTCGTTAGAATAACTTTTACGTTATTTTCTTTTTTTATTAAACTACTTGATAAATCAATCGCTTTATAAGCAGCAATCCCACCAGAAACTATCAATAATATATTCATCTTGCTCTCCTATAAAAATATCTTTAATATAAATCTTGCTCTTTACTATGCCCAGGTCCAAATACTGCTAACTCCAATTTTGATAATCGTTTTAATATATCAAGATTTGTTACTTGTTGCGGTCTTTCCTCTTTATTGGTGTTTTTAATAGCCTCTATTTTAATTTTCAAATTTTGATTTTCTATTTCCAACTCTTTTATCTTCGTCAATAACTTATCCAACTTCATATAATCCTCAATGATTAAATCTAAATAATCATTAACGTCATCCTCACTATATCCTTTAGAACGGCTCTTTTTGAACTCTTTTTCGTAAATATTTTTCGCTGTCAAATTAAGTTCTACACTCATCTTTTATCTCCTTTAATTATAAAATTCATTAAAATATGAAACACAACTAACCAAATATAATGGAGCTGTTTCAGCACGTAAAATTCTTTTTCCTAATCCTATAGTTTTATAATCAGCATTTCTAAAATTACTTATTTCATTTTCAGAAAGACCACCTTCACTACCAAAAACCGCAAGAATAGATTTTTTATTTAGATCGCTACATAATAAATTTTTTAAATTAATATTGTCATTATTAGTAGACTCCTTTTCATATGCTACTATCTTATAATCCATATTTTTACCATAGCTAATTAATTCTTGCAAACCATCAACATAGATAATATTTGGTATTAAATTTCTTTTTGATTGTTCTGCTGCTTCTTTTATAATTTTTTCCCAGCGTTGTATCTTATTTCCAATTTTATCTTTTTTTATTTTGGCAATATTTCTTTCGGAGTTAAACAGTACAATATTAGCAACTCCCAACTCTGTTAATTTTTGGATTAAGTATTCTATTTTATCATTTTTTAATGGTGGTATGGCAACTGTAATTTCTACCGTTAATTCATTACTTGTACATACTCTTTCAAAAGGTTCTACCACCACACCATCAATTTTACTATCTATAATATTACATATATACTTTATTTTTTCTTTAAATAC contains these protein-coding regions:
- the nusG gene encoding transcription termination/antitermination protein NusG, which produces MSDTVTKEWYVIHTYSGYENKVKDNIEKRVESLNMEDKIFRIVVPEEKEIIVTPTGKRKEVNRKTFPGYVLVELVMTDDSWFVVRNTPGVTGFVGSHGGGTKPSPLLPEEINFILQQMGLSSVVDVDIEIGDHVRVISGPFVDMEGKVVHLDLSNYKVDVMIELMGRETKVELELYNVEKF
- the secE gene encoding preprotein translocase subunit SecE encodes the protein MVRFLKNVVSEMKKVSWPTLNELVRKTLIVIVVVGILMMFSYIVDLGITAGIRHFSR
- a CDS encoding ABC transporter ATP-binding protein, which produces MKTKSVFFRLLGYMLRYKVLTLIALFFILSTTLITTAIPLIARYYIDNYITKTLAGAGIYLLIVYYGLFLLRVIASFTGEYFFAKVAQSVVRDLRNESFEHLQKLGMAYFDKTPVGAVVSRVTNDTQAVADMFGTIFSNFLNSILMFTVTITTMLALSVRLTLLMIIFIPIMLGSIYFYQRISGRLVAITREKLSSLNSRLSESIEGMRIVQVFNQEKRLLSEFEEINREHLYYTDKWLVVDTLFLRPAMALFKVLAYAVILSYFGFTWQNSIFSAGLIYAFIQYTNQLFNPLIELMQNFSILQASIISAKRVFELIDNKDFEPKQQDKDYKIKYGNIEFKNVSFSYDGKKDVLKNISFKVNKGETIAFVGSTGSGKSSIINLFLRFYEFNRGEILIDGQNIKEYSMSELRKNIGLVLQEPFLYHGTIESNIKMYQDNLTITDVKEAAKFVDADEFIEKLPDKYQNKVAERGSTFSSGERQLLAFARTVALKPKILILDEATANIDSETEETIQQSLAKMRKGRTTIAIAHRLSTIQDANCIYVLDKGIIIESGTHKQLLEKQGIYYKMYQLQAGMMK
- a CDS encoding ABC transporter ATP-binding protein, translated to MNFAKRLSWFFKLEKKRYIIGILSLGFVSIFNLIPPKVIGNVVDSIGEKTLTSNKLIVNLIYLIASAFIMYGLRYVWRICIFGAANNLARILRFRLFQHFTKMSPSFYQKYRTGDLMAHATNDVNAVSMASGVGVMSAVDASITALVTLFSMFFMLNAKLTLIAIIPLPFLAYFTGKLATKSHRSFKDSQEAFSDLNNKVQESVSGVRVTKSFGYQKSESASFNEINDMVFNKNVTAARYSALFSPMVLIFIGFSYMLTLVFGGIFIHRGNLTVGELITFITYLDMLIWPLQAIGYLFYIAERGEVSYSRIENLLAEQSDVVETEDVCYKPQGIRLEYNIESFSYSDKQVLSNIKFTLNKGQTLGIVGVTGSGKTTLLKLLLREHDIKKGEIKIDGINIKKYKLSVLRSLMGYVPQEQMLFAMSIKENIRFADNNFTDKQVENVAKLCGVYEDIVNMTDGFDTIIGEKGISLSGGQKQRLAMSRALIMNPEILILDDSLSAVDAKTENIILNNLKEERKGKTTIITAHRLSAVVHADLILVMNEGEIIERGTHEELLSKDGWYKETYNNQQLEEKLKGEYL
- a CDS encoding nucleoside 2-deoxyribosyltransferase; this encodes MKLYLAGALFNEAEVAQRLKEGRLLKEHFKNKLTIYNPIEQPFNENKQSLPTPQDIFTGDTIAVKECDIFLADVTNEDSGVMVELGLAIALEKKIIAINSDIRLKSSNKYNIPSYAMNHYVLGGILKHGKLVYNFQEAIEELDNLFCLKA
- the priA gene encoding replication restart helicase PriA — translated: MFAEVIVDVNAYNVDRTFYYLIPEELRGEDIIGYRVEVPFGTRIVQGYVINIFERYNGEISEFKYIKRLKDNFPILTKEMLLLSKVMANELFCTRIQVIETIVPTILKNKYIEYYELLDANKTLLIDYGKHFKDNLIEKKKFEKLFSKQEIGYLLSVKAIKLISKIKENNNKEVELFLELADYHGKKLTQKQKILVAYLKQNKRIKKNKVKEILDIGVSVVKKLLDNNIIKIVEIEKEEKMDDNYINSNKLSIYQKEIFNKIKCNLDKNKFNEYLLHGITGSGKTEIYLKLVEEVLKLGREAIILVPEIILTPQIEKKFKKIFGNNVVVIHSRLTAREKFLEWKKIKEGKVKICLGTRSAIFAPFEKLGLIIIDEEHENSYKQSDNPRYEAKDIAKKRAIYNKCSVVYASATPSIDLYYRFEKNNPNNLLTLTQRFNNVLPKVEVLHVHDKEEVISKKLLNKIKEKISKNEQILLLMNKRGYTNYIRCFSCGHMYTCENCDISLNYHKHDNSLRCHFCGFHKKIANIKKCCDNPELVSGNYGIQRVEEYLRENIKDVRITRMDSDTTGKKGAYEKLLTDFREYKSDILLGTQMISKGLDFPNITLVGVLSIDSLIAIPSFKANEKLFQLLVQTAGRAGRSEKAGEVIFQTNVSSSIIDFAIRHNYKDFYNYELKRRKLINYPPFCNISFITIKGYAEEKVSFVAKSIYNFLKEKYGDKNILGPNKSIFYKINNEYKFNIAIRFQEVDYKKLYPLLKYINNYFEESYATQKITITIDNSALDYM
- the coaBC gene encoding bifunctional phosphopantothenoylcysteine decarboxylase/phosphopantothenate--cysteine ligase CoaBC produces the protein MNILLIVSGGIAAYKAIDLSSSLIKKENNVKVILTNNAKKFVTELPFQTLTKNRVYDDTFDEVNEKEIQHIDLGKWADKIIIAPATANIISKIANGIADDLATSLILAVKDLNKVYIAPAMNTNMYTNLIIQENIKKLSSLGFNFIEPDLGLLACGDVGRGKFPNIQKIVQCVFSEEKKINKKVLVTAGPTKEFIDPFRCITNPSSGKMGIAIAEAFAKHGAEVLLITGVNYVPINKNIKIIKIVNTHDMFEAVKNNFLEYDIVIKAAAVSDYTPVVTYDKKVKKQNENLTIEFKRTEDILRYVGENKKDKQIVVGFAAETNNILEYAKEKIIKKHLDYIVANDISKEGIGFASDNNEVYIIDKFENIKKINTTSKENIAQELVNILE
- a CDS encoding DivIVA domain-containing protein, which encodes MSVELNLTAKNIYEKEFKKSRSKGYSEDDVNDYLDLIIEDYMKLDKLLTKIKELEIENQNLKIKIEAIKNTNKEERPQQVTNLDILKRLSKLELAVFGPGHSKEQDLY
- a CDS encoding RsmE family RNA methyltransferase, yielding MQQYFVDELFDEHERYTLSKNDSNHIVRIMRKKENDKVYIVFKEKIKYICNIIDSKIDGVVVEPFERVCTSNELTVEITVAIPPLKNDKIEYLIQKLTELGVANIVLFNSERNIAKIKKDKIGNKIQRWEKIIKEAAEQSKRNLIPNIIYVDGLQELISYGKNMDYKIVAYEKESTNNDNINLKNLLCSDLNKKSILAVFGSEGGLSENEISNFRNADYKTIGLGKRILRAETAPLYLVSCVSYFNEFYN